The Flexivirga aerilata sequence CCGCTACCTGCCGATCTACCCGCTCGGCGGCGCGGCCGGCAAGGTCGCCGTCGCCCGCGCCATCGGCGTCGAGCTGCCGCCGATCGACATGCCCAACCGGGCGCGGCTGCACGTGACCGTCAACGACCGGCTGCGGGCCCGGCTCGAACCCCTGCTGCCCGGGGACCCTTGGGGTCAGGTGCAGTTCGCCCTCTGGATGCTGCACAAGGGCGAGTCGGTCGCCGACCCCGAGCGCGACCTCATCGCCGAGGCCGCCGCCGAACTGCTCGTCGACGAGGACTTCCTGCGCGAGGTGCACGGGCTGCTCGAGGACAAGAAGCAGGTCATCTTCTACGGGCCGCCCGGCACCGGCAAGACTTACCTCGCCCAGCGGCTCGCCGCTGCGCTGCAACCGGACTCCACCAAGCGGCACGTCGTGCAGTTCCACCCGTCGACGTCCTACGAGGACTTCTTCGAAGGCTTCCGGCCGCGGTTGGACGCCGACGGCCAGATGGTCTACGAGTTGCGCAAGGGCCCGCTCGCGATGCTCGCCGAGGCGGCGGAGGCCGACCCGACGACGCCGCACATCATGCTGATCGACGAGATCAACCGGGCAAACCTGCCGCGGGTCTTCGGCGAACTGCTCTACCTGCTCGAATACCGGTCGCAGTCGGTGATGACGTCATACCGGCCCGACGAGGGCTTCGAACTGCCGCCCAACCTCTACTTCATCGGCACCATGAACACCGCCGACCGGTCGATCGCGCTGGTCGACGCGGCGCTGCGGCGGCGCTTCCACTTCGTGCCGTTCATGCCGCACGAGGGACCGATGGAGGGCCTGCTGCGCCGCTGGCTCGCGGCGCACGACGGACCGGTCTGGGTGGCCGGGGTGGTCGACGCCGTCAACGACGAGCTGCGCCGGGCGCTGCGCGGCCCGCACCTGCAGATCGGCCACAGCCACTTCATGGTGGAGGGCCTCACCGACGCCGCCCTGGCCCGCATCTGGACCTACAGCGTCTACCCGTTCATCGAGGATCAGTTCTACGGCCGCGAGGACGTGCTGCGCACCTTCACCTGGCAGAGCGTGCTGGAGCGGCACGGCCCCGACGCCCGCGCCGCCGAGGGCGAGCAGCCGCCGCCGGCCGCGACCTGAGCGTTTGAGTATGACGGCAGTGGACCTGCGCCTCCGCGAGCACAGCGAGAGCGCACCGGTGCGCATGGACCGCAGCGCACGCGCCGCGCTGCTGGAGACGGCGGCGGGCAAGATCGACATCCAGGCGACGGCCGACCCCGACCGGGTCGTGCTGCGCACCGGCTCCTGGGTCGGCGCGCTGTCCGTGCCCGGCTGCACGATCCGGGTGCAGCCCAGCGCTCCGATGGAGAACCTCTTCGCGATGTTCTCCGCCGGGCTCCCGGGCGAGGCGTGGAGTGCCGACCAGGTCGGCTGGAGCGCCGACACCGAGGTGGTCGACGGCGTCGCCGCCTTCCTCCTGCGGGCCATCGACACGGTGACCCGGCGCGGGCTGCTGCACGGCTACGTTGCCCTCGAGGAGGACAGTCACGTCATACGGGGGCGGCTGCTGGTGGAGCACCTGGCGAGCCGGCCGTGGGCGGTCGCCACGCCGCCGTGCCGGTATGACGAGTTCACCCCCGACATCCCGGAGAACCGCCTGCTGCTGTGCGCCGTGCGGCAGATCCTCACCTGGCCGGACCTGCCCCCGCTGGTGCGCCGCGACGGCCTGCGGCTCGCGCAACGCTTCGAGGGGGTCACCGTCACCGACCCGTCCGAACACGACCGCGACATCCTCGTGACCCGCCTCAACGAGCACTACGTGCCCGCCCTCGACCTCGCCCGAAAAGCGTTGGCAGGCATCACGATCCGGCACCTGGAGGGGCAGCAGTCGGCACACGCCTTCCTGGTCGACATGGACGACCTCTTCCGGCGGTGGGTCACGCTCGAGCTGAGCGACCGCCTCTGGCCCGAGATCAGCCTCGACGAGCGGCCGCAGCACGCCCTCGACGAGCAGGAGCAGTGGCACTTCACCCCCGACCTGTTGCTCCGGCGGGACCGGCAGGCGGTGCTGGTCGGCGACGTCAGCTATCACCTCGCCTCCGGCAGCAGCGGGCAGTCCGACTTCTACCCGTTGCTCACCTACGCCTCGGCGCTCGGGCTCGAGGCCGGGCTACTCATCTACGCCCAGGCCGACCAGCCGCCGGCGCCCGAGGTCGTCGTGCGCAGCATCGGCACCCGGCTGCTCTGTGTGCCGCTGCGGCTCAACGTGCCCGCCGCTCGGCTCGCCGGTCAGCTCGACACGCTGGCCGAGCTGGTGCGCGTCGTGTCCTACCGCCGCCCGGTGGCGCGCGCCCGCTGACTGCTCCCGCCCGCCGATCGGCGCGGCCGGTCCGGGCAGCGCGCGGCACTCGGCATACTGAACGCGTGGGAAAGATCGTCTTCTTCGTCGTACTGGTGATCCTGGCGTCGTTCGTCTGGTACTTCGTGAAGTCCAAGGTGAGCAACGCCCACCGCCAGGTGCGGGACCGGGCCGTCGAGGGCAACTTCGGCCGGGCGCTGACGGCCGGCCCGGCGACCAAGCACCTGTCGATGATGGGCCGCACGCTGACGCTCGGCGCCGACCCCCAGCGCGCCGGGGAACTCATCGCGCATGTCGCGACGTCGGACGCCCGTGTCACCGACGTGCGGCCCGAGCAGGGTGCGCTCGTGATCCAGATCGACGGCTCCTACCCGCTCGTGCGCGCCCAGCTGCTGCCGGACCGCACGGTGGTCGGGGTGGAGGCGATGACCTGGGAGATGGGGTTCCCGCAGGGCGCCGCCGTCTGGGACCGCATCGCCACGGCGATCGGCCAGGCCGCGGCACATCAGGGCATCCCCGTCGGCGAGGGCTCGCGGGAGTTCGCCAAGGCCGAACGCCCCGCGGGCGAGCAGGAGATCTGGACCGTTCGCGTAGCCTGAGCACGCTCGCGCGGTGACACGTCGTACGCGCAATGAATTTCGAGGGGTCGAGCCCGCTGCGCGGGTTCGCATGGCAGAAGGACTGACATGAGCAAGACACTCACCCGAAAGTTCGCGTTCGGGGTCGCTCCGGCGATCCTCGTCGCGACCGCCGTCGCCGGGTGCAACAACGAGGGGGCACCGTCGGTGCAGGCACCGCCGTCGACCGCGGTGCAGACGTCGAGCGCGGCGCCGGACGCGCCGAGCAGCACCGCCGGCGGGGAGGTGCCCACGCAGAGCGCCACCGACAGCGGGGTGCCGACCGAGAGCGCGACGCCGTCGTCGTCGGCGGACAAGTCCAAGGTGTGCGCCGCGGACACGTCGTTCCGCACGCCGGCCGCGGTGGCGCCCAGCACCAAGAAGGCGGCGTGGGGCAAGCCGCTGGACGTGACGCAGGAGTATGGCGGCACCGTCACCTTCGTGCCGCAGGCGCCGACCACCAAGGACGGCGACCCCAAGGACATCTTCGGCCCCGACGAGGGTCAGACCAACCTGCTGATCACGGTGACGGTCACCTACAAGTCCGGTGACAGCTCGGACGTCAACGACTCGTCGTTCACCCTGCTCGATGCGGCCGGCAACGTCTGCGACTCCGACATCCTCGGCGATGCCGTGCCCAAGCAGCAGCGCTTCGACGACGCCACGGTCGACACCACGACCAAGACCTACACCGGCACGCTCGTTTACCAGGTGCCGAAGGGTCAGGACTACAAGAAGTACACGCTGCTCTACCCGCCGAAGTACGGCTCGAAGGACGCCGCGGTGGCATGGACGGGCTGACCCGAGCCCTGCCGACCTGCACCGTGCCGGGTGATCGATGAGCCTCGGTCCGGTGCTCGGCGTCGCCGACGAGGAACGGCGGCGTGGCCTGCGCAGAATGCGCCTGGTGGCCACGTCGCTGTTGCTCGTCGCCGCCGTCATCTTCGTGCTCACCCACGGGCACGGGGGAGTGTGGGGTTATGTCAACGCCGCCGCCGAGGCGGCGATGGTGGGTGCGGTCGCCGACTGGTTCGCGGTCACCGCGCTCTTCCGGCACCCGCTCGGGCTCAAGGTGCCGCACACCGCGATCATCCCCGAGCGCAAGGACTCCATCGGCCGCAGCCTCGAGGACTTCGTCACCGACAACTTCCTCACCGCCGACAACGTGCAGCAGCGGCTGGCGACCGCGCAGGTGCCGCTGCGCGTGGGCCGGTGGTTGCAGCAGCCGGCCAACGCGCAGCGCGTGGTGTCCGAGTCGGCGCCGGCGCTCGCGCGCGGGGTGTCGTCGATCAGTGACGAGGAGGTCGGTGACCTCCTGCACCGCATCGTGTTGCCCCGCCTGGCAAAGGAGCCCATCGCGCCGCTGATGGGCACGCTGCTCGAGGGGGTCGTGCGCGACGACTCCCACCGCCAGCTGGTCGACCTGGTCGTGCGCGAACTGCACGACTGGGTGCGGGACAACGAGGAGACCGTGTCCTCGATCATCGGTGCCCGCGCGCCCTGGTGGTCGCCGCGCTGGCTGGACGAGACCGTCACCGCCCGGCTCCATCTGGAGCTGGTGCGCTGGCTCGCCGACGTGCGGGACAACCCCGACCACCAGATGCGCAAGGCGGTCGACAAGCTGCTCGCCGAGCTCGCCGACAAGCTGCAGCACGACCCGGCCACGATGGCTCAGACCGAGCAGCTCAAGGAGCAGGCCCTCGCCCACCCGTCGGTCGGCACCTCGCTGGTCGGGATGTGGGGGTCGGTCAAGCGCGTGCTCGTCGAGGCGTTGCAGGACGAGCACGGCGAGCTCCGGGAGCGTATGGCGCGAGCCCTCGTCGACCTCGGCACGCGCATCACCACCGACGACGCACTGCGCGCGTCCCTCGACCGGCGGCTCGGCCAGGTCGCCGGGCACGTGGTGACGACCTACGGTCACGAGATCTCGACGGTCATCTCCCAGACGATCGACCGCTGGGACGGCGACGAGGCGTCCAAGCGCATCGAGCTGCACGTCGGCCGCGACCTGCAGTTCATCCGCATCAACGGCACCGTGGTGGGCGGCTTGGTCGGGCTGCTCATCTACAGCCTCGCGCAGTTGCTCTGAGCGCGCGCTCGCAAGGCGTCGGAAGTGACCATTCGGGTCGCTCGTCGTTGGCGGTGCGGTCGGTCGGTGGCTGGAAGTGACCGTTCGCGTCACTCGTCGTGGGCGGTGCGGTCGGTCGGTGGCTGGAAGTGACCGTTCGCGTCATTTCAGGTGACGCAGGTCGAGCACGTGGAACACCTTGTCCAACCGCCGCCCGGCGTCGGGCGCGACGAAGTCGGGTAGCCGGCCGTACTCCCGGAACCCGGCGGACAGGTAGAGCCGTTCGGCCGCGGCATTGTCACCCCGGAAGTCGAGCGTCAGCTGCTCGATGCCCGCGGCACGCGCCCGCTCGATGAGAGCGCGCAACAGCAGGCGCCCGACTCCGCGGCCGCTGAACTCGGCTGCCACAGCGAGCTTTTCGAGGTCGGCGTGAGGCCGGTGGGTAGGCCGTGAGTAGCGCCGCCAATAGCCGAAGCCGGCCACCTCGCCGTCGACCCGCGCAAGCAGAAGGTACGCGTCGTCCGGCGCTAGTCCGGCGAGTTCGGCGAGCAGCGCTTCGATCTCGTCCTGCGCGGGCGGCGACGTCCAGCCCAGGGCCGCATCCGCGCTCACCAGGTCGCCGACCAACCGGGTGAGTGCGCGCACGGTTGCCGGGTCGGGCGCGTGGCCCACGCTCTCCACCTTCATGGAGGGCGATTATCGCGCGCCCGAACGGCGGGTCGATCGGCCCGGATCCGCCGCGAACGGCGGTCCCGTCATACGGCGACGTGATCGAGGGTGGAGACATCACCACCCGAGTCACCAAGGAGCCACATGTCTCAGGTCACCATGAACGCCGTCGTCTGCCACCGCGGAGAGCTCAGCGTGCGGGAGGTCCCGGCGCCGCGACCCGGGCCCGGCCAGGTGCTGCTCAACGTCGCACGTGCCGGCATCTGCGGCTCAGACCTGCACCTGCGGGTGCACGCCGACAACCTGGCCGACCTGGCCGCCGGCGTCGGCTACCCCGACGCGGCGCGGTATGACGACGAGGTCATCTTCGGCCACGAGATCTGCGGCGAGGTTGCCGACTACGGTCCCGGCACCGAAAAGCGCTGGGACAAGGGCTCTCTCGTGGTGGCGATGCCGATGATCCGCAACGGCCGGACACCGCAGCTGACCGGTTCATCGACCCACGCGTCGGGTGCGTATGCCGACCAGATCGTCGTGCAGGAGTCGATGACCTTCCCGGTGCCGGACGGCCTGCCGGCCGAACACGCGGTGCTCACCGAGCCGACCGCCGTCGGCTGGCACGCAGTGCAGCGCAGCAGGATCGGCAAGAAGCAGGTCGCCTACGTGATCGGTTGCGGCCCGGTCGGATTGGCGGTCATCGCGACGTTGAAGGCAGCGGGCGTCCGCACGGTGATCGCCTCGGACTTCTCGCCGCGCCGGCGGCAGCTCGCGACGCAGTGCGGCGCCGACGTGGTCGTCGACCCGCGCGTGCAGGACCCCTTCGGGGCGGCTCCGGAGCCACCGAAGCTGGGGAGCGTCCCGGCATACCTGAACCTCGGCTTCGACACCATGGAGAAGCTGCGCAAGGTGCCGAATCTGCCGTGGTGGCTTGC is a genomic window containing:
- a CDS encoding McrC family protein; amino-acid sequence: MTAVDLRLREHSESAPVRMDRSARAALLETAAGKIDIQATADPDRVVLRTGSWVGALSVPGCTIRVQPSAPMENLFAMFSAGLPGEAWSADQVGWSADTEVVDGVAAFLLRAIDTVTRRGLLHGYVALEEDSHVIRGRLLVEHLASRPWAVATPPCRYDEFTPDIPENRLLLCAVRQILTWPDLPPLVRRDGLRLAQRFEGVTVTDPSEHDRDILVTRLNEHYVPALDLARKALAGITIRHLEGQQSAHAFLVDMDDLFRRWVTLELSDRLWPEISLDERPQHALDEQEQWHFTPDLLLRRDRQAVLVGDVSYHLASGSSGQSDFYPLLTYASALGLEAGLLIYAQADQPPAPEVVVRSIGTRLLCVPLRLNVPAARLAGQLDTLAELVRVVSYRRPVARAR
- a CDS encoding DUF4352 domain-containing protein translates to MSKTLTRKFAFGVAPAILVATAVAGCNNEGAPSVQAPPSTAVQTSSAAPDAPSSTAGGEVPTQSATDSGVPTESATPSSSADKSKVCAADTSFRTPAAVAPSTKKAAWGKPLDVTQEYGGTVTFVPQAPTTKDGDPKDIFGPDEGQTNLLITVTVTYKSGDSSDVNDSSFTLLDAAGNVCDSDILGDAVPKQQRFDDATVDTTTKTYTGTLVYQVPKGQDYKKYTLLYPPKYGSKDAAVAWTG
- a CDS encoding DUF445 domain-containing protein, with product MSLGPVLGVADEERRRGLRRMRLVATSLLLVAAVIFVLTHGHGGVWGYVNAAAEAAMVGAVADWFAVTALFRHPLGLKVPHTAIIPERKDSIGRSLEDFVTDNFLTADNVQQRLATAQVPLRVGRWLQQPANAQRVVSESAPALARGVSSISDEEVGDLLHRIVLPRLAKEPIAPLMGTLLEGVVRDDSHRQLVDLVVRELHDWVRDNEETVSSIIGARAPWWSPRWLDETVTARLHLELVRWLADVRDNPDHQMRKAVDKLLAELADKLQHDPATMAQTEQLKEQALAHPSVGTSLVGMWGSVKRVLVEALQDEHGELRERMARALVDLGTRITTDDALRASLDRRLGQVAGHVVTTYGHEISTVISQTIDRWDGDEASKRIELHVGRDLQFIRINGTVVGGLVGLLIYSLAQLL
- a CDS encoding GNAT family N-acetyltransferase, yielding MKVESVGHAPDPATVRALTRLVGDLVSADAALGWTSPPAQDEIEALLAELAGLAPDDAYLLLARVDGEVAGFGYWRRYSRPTHRPHADLEKLAVAAEFSGRGVGRLLLRALIERARAAGIEQLTLDFRGDNAAAERLYLSAGFREYGRLPDFVAPDAGRRLDKVFHVLDLRHLK
- a CDS encoding zinc-binding dehydrogenase, whose translation is MSQVTMNAVVCHRGELSVREVPAPRPGPGQVLLNVARAGICGSDLHLRVHADNLADLAAGVGYPDAARYDDEVIFGHEICGEVADYGPGTEKRWDKGSLVVAMPMIRNGRTPQLTGSSTHASGAYADQIVVQESMTFPVPDGLPAEHAVLTEPTAVGWHAVQRSRIGKKQVAYVIGCGPVGLAVIATLKAAGVRTVIASDFSPRRRQLATQCGADVVVDPRVQDPFGAAPEPPKLGSVPAYLNLGFDTMEKLRKVPNLPWWLAFRAMHAIGAGPSGPVVFECVGVPGMIQSILADAPMMTKLIVAGGCLEPDTFQPMMGIIKEADVLFSTGYTPGEYRDTLHMLADGTVDPAPVVTGTVGLGGVATAFDALGNPEKHAKILIDPRSAAVTP